Genomic window (bacterium):
ATATATGATGATGAGACACTCATGGGCGAAACGAAAATAATTGAAGTAAATAAAGATTTCTCAATTGGTCTTATGACAAAAAATAATGGAATTAAACCAAATATGAGCGTGAGGATGATGGAGTAAAAATGGGAATCTATAGAAATTGATTGTAAAAAGACAATAAATTTCTACTATTAGAGCAGTTATTAATCAAAATTTTACTCAGGGTGGATAAGGAAAAAATCCCAAATCCCAAGCACCAAATCCCACATACCAAAAAGCGAATTAGAGATTAGTGAATTAGAGATTAGATTTTACTAATTCGCTAATTCGCTTAATTCACTAATTCACTAAATGGAATTTGGAATTTGTGATTTGGAATTTCATAGCCATATCTATGTCAAATTTCGGTTAATAAGTGCTATATTGAGCAGTGATGAATGACATCAAAATAGACAAAATAATTCGTTCTAAAAGAAAAACAATAGGTATTGAGATTACCTCGGAGGCAAGCTTAATTGTGCGCGTGCCTCTGCGGACTTCTTTAGAACATATTAAAAAAATAGTTGATAAAAAGCGGTTTTGGATTCGAAAAAAACAGAAAACGGCTAAAGAGAAAAAAAACATACCCAGAAAATTTGTCGAGGGAGAAAAATTCCTCTATCTGGGTAACACCTATTGCCTCTCTATCTTTAATAATCCTTCCCCACCACTTTTATTTAACCAGAAATTTTTGCTTTCAAGAGATTATCTTCCTTATGCCCAGGAGATATTTGTTGCCTGGTATAAAAACCAGGCATACTATAAGATTAAGGAGAGATTAGACTGGTATTCTACTTTATCAGGATTGAAATATAATGGATTCAAGATAACGAATGCTAGAAAGCGGTGGGGTTCTTGCAATGGGAAAGACAGGTTATGTTTTAGCTGGCGGCTCATTATGACACCGTTAAGTGTTATAGATTATGTCGTTGTTCATGAATTAACACATATCGTCGAAAAAAATCACTCAAAGAGATTCTGGCACAAATTAAAGATAATCCTCCCTAATTATGAAGAAAGTAAAAAGTGGTTGAAAGAGAATGGGTATTTGTTAGGGATATAATGATATGGATAAGATTTATCACATTTTGCAGAATAACTTTGGCTTTAGCCAATTTAAACCAGGTCAATTAGAAATTATCCAGGAGATATTGGCGAAAAGGGATGTTCTGGGTATT
Coding sequences:
- a CDS encoding SprT family zinc-dependent metalloprotease encodes the protein MNDIKIDKIIRSKRKTIGIEITSEASLIVRVPLRTSLEHIKKIVDKKRFWIRKKQKTAKEKKNIPRKFVEGEKFLYLGNTYCLSIFNNPSPPLLFNQKFLLSRDYLPYAQEIFVAWYKNQAYYKIKERLDWYSTLSGLKYNGFKITNARKRWGSCNGKDRLCFSWRLIMTPLSVIDYVVVHELTHIVEKNHSKRFWHKLKIILPNYEESKKWLKENGYLLGI